A genomic window from Caballeronia sp. SBC1 includes:
- a CDS encoding NAD(+) synthase, translating into MKNRFFNLYSHDFARVAVGVPRCRVADPAFNAAETIELAKQAAANGAVLVAFPELGLPAYTCDDLFHQRALLDACEEALASVVAASKNLAIAMIVGMPLRVDHTLFNCAVVVAGGQIQGVVPKSYLPNYGEFYEARQFSAAENASTDRVTLLGTEVPFGSALLFEIANMPLFRFHVEICEDVWVPVPPSSFAALAGATVLVNLSASNVVVGKSSYRHQLVGQQSARCLSAYLYTSAGRGESTTDLAWDGQAVIYENGELLAESERFLDTSHLVFADVDLERLSRERMHQTTFGQSVRRHADEVSKFETVRFNLDLPLNRALPLERVVERFPYVPSDPKRRDERCNEVYNIQVQALVQRLSASGISKVVIGISGGLDSTHALLVCAKAMDRLKLPRTNILGVTMPGFATSDRTLLQARQLMEIVGCSASEIDIRPSCEQMLKDLGHPYASGKEEYDITFENVQAGERTNHLFRLANFKGAIVVGTGDLSELALGWCTYGVGDHMSHYNVNASVPKTLITHLVRWVAETGQIGNSGSDVLVNILNTDISPELVPGKSNGNPEQKTESVIGPYELQDFNLYYTLRFGFAPTKVAFLAYTAWKDRDVGDWPEGAHVARNEYALPAIKHHLGIFLDRFFRTSQFKRSCVPNAPKVGSGGSLSPRGDWRAPSDSESIVWMNDLRNIPVD; encoded by the coding sequence ATGAAAAACCGATTCTTCAATCTCTACAGCCACGATTTCGCTCGCGTCGCGGTAGGCGTGCCCCGTTGCCGTGTAGCCGATCCCGCGTTCAACGCGGCCGAAACCATCGAGCTGGCGAAGCAGGCGGCGGCGAACGGCGCGGTGCTGGTCGCGTTCCCGGAGCTCGGGCTACCGGCATATACCTGCGACGACCTGTTCCACCAGCGCGCCTTGCTCGACGCCTGCGAAGAGGCGCTCGCATCCGTCGTGGCGGCATCGAAAAACCTCGCTATTGCAATGATCGTGGGCATGCCGCTGCGCGTCGACCATACGCTCTTCAACTGCGCCGTGGTCGTCGCGGGAGGGCAGATTCAGGGCGTCGTGCCGAAGAGTTATCTGCCGAACTACGGCGAGTTTTACGAAGCACGCCAGTTCAGCGCGGCTGAGAACGCGTCGACGGATCGCGTCACGTTGCTCGGTACCGAAGTGCCGTTCGGATCGGCGCTGCTGTTTGAAATCGCCAACATGCCGCTGTTCCGCTTTCACGTGGAAATCTGCGAGGACGTCTGGGTGCCGGTGCCGCCTTCGTCATTCGCGGCGCTCGCGGGCGCGACGGTGCTGGTGAACCTGTCGGCATCGAACGTGGTGGTCGGCAAGTCGAGTTACCGGCATCAACTGGTCGGCCAGCAGTCCGCCCGGTGCCTTTCAGCGTATTTGTACACATCGGCGGGAAGGGGGGAATCCACCACCGACCTGGCCTGGGACGGGCAGGCGGTGATCTACGAAAACGGCGAACTGCTCGCGGAATCCGAGCGTTTCCTGGACACCTCGCATCTTGTTTTCGCCGATGTCGATCTCGAGCGGCTCTCGCGTGAACGCATGCACCAGACCACGTTCGGCCAGTCAGTGCGTCGCCATGCCGACGAAGTATCGAAGTTCGAAACGGTCCGCTTCAATCTCGATCTGCCGCTCAACCGAGCATTGCCGCTGGAGCGCGTCGTGGAGCGTTTCCCCTACGTTCCATCCGACCCGAAGCGCCGCGACGAACGCTGCAACGAGGTCTACAACATCCAGGTGCAGGCGCTGGTGCAACGGCTCTCGGCGAGCGGCATATCGAAGGTCGTGATCGGCATCTCGGGCGGTCTGGATTCAACCCACGCGCTGCTTGTCTGCGCCAAGGCCATGGACCGGCTGAAGCTGCCGCGCACGAATATTCTCGGTGTGACCATGCCTGGATTCGCCACCAGCGACCGGACGCTCCTGCAAGCGCGTCAACTGATGGAGATCGTAGGTTGTTCGGCGAGCGAGATCGACATCCGGCCAAGTTGCGAGCAGATGCTGAAGGATCTCGGCCACCCGTACGCGTCGGGCAAAGAGGAATATGACATCACGTTCGAGAACGTGCAGGCAGGCGAGCGCACGAATCATCTGTTCCGGCTCGCGAACTTCAAGGGCGCAATCGTGGTCGGCACGGGCGACCTCAGCGAGCTGGCGCTTGGCTGGTGCACGTACGGCGTGGGCGATCACATGTCGCACTACAACGTCAACGCCAGCGTCCCGAAGACACTGATCACGCATCTGGTCCGGTGGGTCGCGGAGACCGGGCAAATTGGCAACTCGGGTTCGGATGTCCTGGTCAACATCCTGAATACCGACATCAGCCCGGAACTCGTCCCCGGTAAATCAAACGGCAATCCGGAGCAAAAGACGGAGAGCGTCATCGGACCGTACGAGTTGCAGGATTTCAACCTGTATTACACGTTGCGCTTCGGTTTTGCGCCAACGAAAGTGGCGTTCCTCGCATACACCGCATGGAAGGACCGCGACGTTGGCGACTGGCCCGAAGGCGCGCATGTCGCGCGAAACGAGTACGCGTTGCCGGCCATCAAACACCACCTGGGCATTTTCCTCGATCGGTTTTTCCGGACCAGCCAGTTCAAGCGGTCTTGCGTGCCGAATGCGCCGAAAGTGGGGTCGGGCGGTTCATTGTCGCCCCGTGGTGA